A DNA window from Sphingopyxis macrogoltabida contains the following coding sequences:
- a CDS encoding TatD family hydrolase, with protein sequence MLVDSHCHLNYKGLAEQQGEVLVRARQRGVTAMLNIATRESEWDDVLAAAEANPDVWASVGIHPHDADQHPDVDTAKLVERAAHPRVIGIGETGLDYYYDKSDRQRQQDSFRRHIHASQQSGLPVIVHTRDAEEDTLALLGEEMGRAVFPGVIHCFTASDDFARHALDLGLYISISGIVTFKNAADLQATAKWLPQHRLLIETDSPFLAPVPHRGKTSEPAFVADTLAYLADLRGDDRDELAATTSANFYKLFNKAAP encoded by the coding sequence ATGCTCGTCGATTCGCACTGCCACCTCAATTACAAGGGGCTTGCCGAACAGCAGGGCGAGGTGCTGGTGCGGGCGCGGCAGCGGGGCGTCACGGCGATGCTCAACATCGCGACGCGCGAAAGCGAATGGGACGATGTGCTCGCGGCGGCCGAAGCCAATCCCGACGTCTGGGCCAGCGTCGGCATTCACCCGCATGACGCCGACCAGCATCCCGACGTCGACACCGCGAAACTCGTCGAGCGCGCCGCGCACCCGCGCGTGATCGGCATCGGCGAGACCGGGCTCGACTATTATTATGACAAGAGCGACCGGCAGCGGCAGCAGGATAGTTTCCGCCGCCATATTCACGCGTCGCAGCAAAGCGGTTTGCCGGTCATCGTCCACACACGCGATGCCGAGGAGGATACGCTGGCGCTGCTCGGCGAGGAAATGGGCAGGGCGGTCTTTCCCGGCGTCATCCACTGCTTCACCGCCAGCGATGATTTCGCCCGGCATGCGCTCGATCTTGGCCTCTATATCTCGATCTCGGGGATCGTGACGTTCAAGAATGCCGCCGACCTGCAGGCGACCGCGAAGTGGCTGCCGCAGCACCGTTTGCTGATCGAAACCGACTCCCCCTTCCTCGCCCCCGTGCCGCACCGCGGCAAGACCAGCGAACCGGCGTTCGTCGCCGACACGCTCGCCTATCTCGCCGATTTGCGCGGTGACGATCGCGACGAACTGGCGGCGACGACCAGCGCCAATTTCTACAAGCTTTTCAACAAGGCGGCGCCGTGA
- the mazG gene encoding nucleoside triphosphate pyrophosphohydrolase, translating into MAETTSLSPIDRLLAIMRQLRNPDGGCEWDLAQDFSTIAPYTIEEAYEVADAIAGGDPAAICDELGDLLLQVVFHSQIATDDGLFTFDDVAAAISDKMERRHPHIFGDTKAHDVRMQWEQIKAAERAADGPQGALAGVALSLPALLRAQKLQARAVRVGFDWPDAQGPRDKIAEELAEVADADSDAARHEEVGDLLFAVVNYARKLGVDAEGALRDANLKFARRFAAMEDRAGGSLAGLSLDAQEAHWQAVKASERS; encoded by the coding sequence ATGGCCGAAACGACAAGCCTGTCCCCCATCGATCGCCTGCTTGCCATCATGCGCCAATTGCGCAACCCCGACGGCGGTTGCGAATGGGATCTGGCGCAGGATTTCTCGACGATCGCGCCCTATACGATCGAGGAAGCCTATGAGGTTGCCGACGCGATCGCCGGCGGCGACCCCGCTGCGATCTGCGACGAGCTTGGCGACCTGCTGCTCCAGGTTGTCTTTCACAGCCAGATTGCGACCGATGACGGGCTCTTCACGTTCGACGACGTCGCTGCGGCGATCAGCGACAAGATGGAGCGCCGCCATCCGCACATCTTCGGCGACACCAAGGCCCATGACGTCCGGATGCAATGGGAGCAGATCAAGGCGGCGGAGCGTGCTGCCGACGGTCCGCAGGGCGCGCTGGCAGGCGTCGCGCTGTCGCTGCCCGCACTGCTCCGCGCGCAGAAACTGCAGGCGCGCGCCGTACGGGTCGGCTTCGACTGGCCCGACGCCCAGGGGCCACGCGACAAGATTGCCGAGGAACTGGCCGAGGTCGCCGATGCGGACAGCGATGCGGCGCGGCACGAGGAGGTTGGCGACCTGCTGTTCGCGGTGGTCAATTATGCGCGCAAGCTCGGCGTCGATGCCGAAGGCGCGCTGCGCGACGCGAATCTCAAATTCGCGCGCCGTTTTGCCGCCATGGAGGATCGGGCCGGCGGCTCCTTGGCCGGGCTGTCGCTCGATGCGCAGGAAGCGCATTGGCAGGCCGTCAAGGCGTCGGAGCGCTCGTAG
- a CDS encoding septal ring lytic transglycosylase RlpA family protein, whose amino-acid sequence MKSIVRGGGLMAGAALLLSGCGNLGGGKGDSRPIAGPAPATAGVDGPAKLGEPFTISGTTYTPADIADYDDVGYASWYGEELAGRPTANGEAFDPAAITAAHKTLPLPSYVEVTALDTGRTILVRVNDRGPMANDRLIDLSRGAAEQLGLTGGVAAVRVRRTNPPAAERAQLRAGGAVPDRIATPDSLLMILRSKLKGMPVPAGVSANVAAATPSTPTAPAPAQPAGGDRFIVEGPGAKKPAAKPAAKPATPVAKPAPAPSAASGSHAVQVAAFGSQSRANAAAKSVGGSVVKAGNLWRVRMGPFASDAEAQAALGKAKAKGFRDAVVVRDR is encoded by the coding sequence ATGAAATCGATCGTTAGGGGCGGGGGCCTGATGGCAGGGGCGGCGTTGCTGCTCAGCGGATGCGGCAATCTGGGTGGAGGCAAGGGCGACAGCAGGCCCATAGCGGGGCCGGCGCCTGCGACCGCCGGGGTCGATGGACCGGCCAAGCTCGGCGAGCCCTTCACGATCAGCGGCACCACCTATACGCCCGCCGATATCGCCGACTATGACGACGTCGGCTATGCGAGCTGGTATGGCGAGGAACTGGCCGGGCGCCCGACAGCCAATGGCGAAGCGTTCGATCCCGCCGCGATCACCGCCGCGCACAAGACGCTGCCGCTGCCGAGCTATGTCGAGGTCACCGCGCTCGATACCGGGCGCACGATCCTTGTGCGCGTCAACGATCGCGGGCCGATGGCGAACGACCGGCTGATCGACCTGTCGCGCGGCGCCGCCGAGCAGCTTGGCCTGACCGGCGGCGTCGCCGCCGTCCGCGTCCGGCGCACCAATCCGCCCGCCGCCGAAAGGGCGCAGCTGCGTGCCGGCGGCGCGGTTCCCGACCGGATCGCGACGCCCGACTCGCTGCTGATGATCCTGCGCAGCAAGCTCAAGGGCATGCCGGTTCCGGCGGGCGTTTCCGCCAATGTCGCGGCGGCGACGCCATCGACGCCGACTGCTCCGGCGCCTGCGCAGCCCGCGGGCGGCGACCGTTTCATCGTCGAAGGCCCCGGCGCGAAGAAGCCTGCGGCAAAGCCTGCCGCCAAACCGGCCACACCCGTTGCCAAGCCTGCGCCGGCGCCGTCCGCCGCGAGCGGTAGCCACGCCGTGCAGGTCGCTGCGTTCGGCAGCCAGAGCCGCGCCAACGCCGCCGCGAAGTCGGTCGGCGGCAGCGTCGTCAAGGCGGGCAATCTCTGGCGGGTCCGTATGGGACCGTTCGCCAGCGACGCCGAGGCGCAGGCTGCGCTCGGCAAGGCAAAGGCAAAGGGTTTCCGCGACGCAGTGGTCGTTCGCGACCGGTGA
- the hflX gene encoding GTPase HflX has translation MNDDIGEVTRGAAALLVVPEWHGQRLSRDLDARVEEAKGLAIAIGLVVVAAHPIRLRQTRAATLLGVGQIDAIKPDIAAHDVQVVIVDAALTAIQQRNLETAFGAKVIDRTGLILEIFGERAATAEGRLQVELAHLDYQAGRLVRSWTHLERQRGGFGFLGGPGETQIEADRRMIRDRMARIRRQLEDARRTRQLQRAKRQRAPWPVIALVGYTNAGKSTFFNRLTGSDVMAEDMLFATLDPTMREIGLPGIDKAILSDTVGFVSDLPTQLVAAFRATLEEVTTADLIVHVRDIVHPDSEAQYDDVRAILDSLGVNGAQDGEGGGDAPDAIPQIEIWNKIDTADPERRAVIAEMAARRPDVALISAVTGEGVDAARILMALQLTAQHQTLRIFLGFDQGDAMAWLHARGEVLSDEVQGEGHLLTVRLDPADRARFERLWPARPDATSAPTP, from the coding sequence ATGAACGATGACATTGGCGAGGTGACGCGCGGCGCCGCGGCGCTGCTGGTCGTGCCCGAATGGCATGGCCAGCGGTTGTCGCGCGACCTCGATGCGCGCGTTGAGGAAGCAAAGGGGCTCGCCATCGCGATCGGGCTGGTCGTCGTCGCGGCGCATCCGATCCGGCTGCGCCAGACGCGCGCCGCCACCTTGCTCGGCGTCGGGCAGATCGACGCGATCAAGCCCGATATCGCGGCCCACGACGTCCAGGTCGTCATCGTCGACGCGGCGCTGACCGCGATCCAGCAGCGCAATCTCGAAACCGCGTTCGGGGCGAAGGTGATCGACCGCACCGGGCTGATCCTCGAAATCTTCGGCGAGCGTGCCGCGACCGCCGAAGGGCGGCTGCAGGTCGAACTTGCGCATCTCGATTATCAGGCGGGGCGGCTGGTGCGGAGCTGGACCCACCTTGAGCGCCAGCGCGGCGGCTTCGGCTTCCTCGGCGGCCCCGGCGAAACCCAGATCGAGGCCGACCGGCGGATGATCCGCGACCGCATGGCACGCATCCGCCGCCAGCTCGAGGATGCGCGCCGCACGCGCCAGCTTCAGCGTGCGAAACGCCAGCGCGCACCATGGCCGGTGATCGCGCTTGTCGGCTATACCAACGCCGGGAAATCGACATTTTTCAACCGCTTGACGGGAAGTGACGTCATGGCGGAAGATATGTTGTTCGCAACCCTCGATCCGACGATGCGCGAGATCGGGTTGCCGGGGATCGACAAGGCGATCCTGTCCGACACGGTGGGCTTCGTGTCAGACCTGCCGACCCAGCTTGTCGCCGCGTTCCGCGCGACGCTCGAGGAAGTGACGACCGCCGACCTGATCGTCCACGTCCGCGACATCGTCCATCCCGACAGCGAGGCGCAATATGACGATGTCCGCGCGATCCTCGACTCGTTGGGCGTCAACGGCGCGCAGGACGGGGAAGGGGGCGGCGATGCGCCCGACGCCATTCCGCAGATCGAAATCTGGAACAAGATCGATACCGCCGATCCCGAACGCCGCGCGGTGATCGCGGAAATGGCGGCGCGGCGGCCCGACGTAGCGCTGATCTCGGCGGTCACCGGCGAAGGCGTCGACGCCGCGCGTATCCTCATGGCGTTGCAATTGACCGCGCAGCACCAGACGCTGCGGATCTTCCTCGGCTTCGACCAAGGCGACGCGATGGCGTGGCTGCACGCGCGCGGCGAGGTGCTGAGCGACGAAGTGCAGGGCGAGGGGCATTTGCTCACGGTCCGGCTCGATCCCGCCGACCGGGCACGTTTCGAGCGATTGTGGCCGGCCAGACCCGACGCTACGAGCGCTCCGACGCCTTGA
- a CDS encoding MBL fold metallo-hydrolase yields the protein MKLRILGCGTSSGVPRIGNDWGQCDPDNPRNLRSRASILISLGGFRLLVDTSPDMRLQLLDAEVGEVDAVIWTHEHADHCHGLDDLRQIMHLRRSAVPAYARDHVLDILKWRFTYAFAGNAGYPASVDPVELMDHQSIGPIEVSAIEMPHGPIKATGLIFSDGAHKIAYATDFSKFTDEMVDFFQGVDLFVIDALRRYPHPTHPHLQMSLEGLAKVGSPRAIITHMDNTMDYDDLSAELPPGVEPGYDGLEVQL from the coding sequence ATGAAGCTTCGGATCCTTGGCTGCGGGACGTCGTCGGGCGTCCCGCGGATCGGCAACGACTGGGGTCAGTGCGATCCGGACAATCCGCGCAATTTGCGCAGCCGTGCCTCGATCCTGATCTCGCTCGGCGGCTTCCGGCTGCTCGTCGACACGAGCCCCGACATGCGGCTGCAACTGCTCGACGCCGAAGTCGGCGAGGTCGATGCGGTCATCTGGACGCACGAGCATGCCGATCATTGCCATGGGCTCGACGATCTTCGGCAGATCATGCATTTGCGGCGCTCGGCGGTGCCGGCTTACGCGCGCGACCATGTGCTCGACATATTGAAATGGCGTTTCACTTACGCCTTTGCCGGAAATGCCGGCTATCCGGCGTCGGTCGATCCGGTCGAACTGATGGATCATCAATCGATCGGGCCGATCGAGGTGTCGGCGATCGAAATGCCGCATGGGCCGATCAAGGCGACCGGGCTGATCTTCAGCGACGGTGCCCACAAGATCGCCTATGCTACGGATTTTTCGAAGTTTACCGACGAGATGGTCGACTTTTTCCAGGGTGTCGACCTGTTCGTGATCGACGCGCTGCGGCGCTATCCGCATCCGACGCATCCGCATCTGCAAATGTCCCTCGAAGGCCTTGCCAAAGTCGGCAGCCCGCGTGCGATCATCACGCACATGGATAACACGATGGACTATGACGATCTGTCGGCCGAGTTGCCGCCGGGCGTCGAGCCGGGTTATGACGGGCTGGAGGTGCAGCTATGA
- a CDS encoding D-alanyl-D-alanine carboxypeptidase family protein, translating to MRRAIIIRGGAAALAALAVAAALPAASAGGKAPPAPVSRPLYVTQAPIVMLKDLDSGAILFSRGADKRFAPASMAKVMTAYVVLDLIRKGELSRDKQFTVDEATWKKWNGSTGGSTMFLRPREKVSVDELLKGLITVSGNDAAAVLAVGIDGSEEAFVKRMNVIADNIGMSSSKFGTPNGWPDGGVTKVSAADLITLADRLIRDHPEGYARYFSMPRLQHGTSPDGKPIVQPNRNPILGRFAGADGLKTGHTAEAGYCFLGSAKRGGRRLIMVVAGMSSEKARRDEAERLMSWGFEQWEGRELVPAGASVGRIDVGKGAKPVVATETGMAVRMTVPKGYSGGYRAVMRTRSPLAAPVVRGTPIADLVVTPDGLPPQTTPLLAAADVGEGGWWARARTGFYRLTGW from the coding sequence ATGCGACGGGCGATCATCATCAGGGGCGGTGCTGCGGCGCTTGCCGCGCTGGCGGTTGCCGCAGCGTTGCCAGCTGCCTCGGCAGGGGGCAAGGCGCCTCCGGCGCCGGTGAGCCGCCCGCTCTACGTTACGCAGGCGCCGATCGTGATGCTGAAGGATCTCGATTCGGGCGCGATCCTCTTCTCGCGCGGCGCCGACAAGCGCTTCGCGCCGGCGTCGATGGCAAAGGTGATGACCGCCTATGTTGTGCTCGACCTGATCCGCAAGGGCGAATTGTCGCGCGACAAGCAATTCACCGTCGATGAAGCGACGTGGAAAAAGTGGAACGGCAGCACCGGCGGATCGACGATGTTCCTGCGGCCGCGCGAGAAGGTGTCGGTCGACGAACTGCTCAAGGGTCTGATCACCGTTTCGGGCAATGACGCCGCGGCGGTGCTGGCGGTCGGGATCGACGGTAGCGAGGAAGCATTCGTCAAACGAATGAATGTCATAGCGGACAATATTGGTATGTCGTCGAGCAAATTCGGGACACCGAATGGCTGGCCCGACGGCGGGGTGACGAAGGTGAGCGCCGCCGATCTGATCACGCTTGCCGACCGGCTGATCCGCGATCATCCCGAAGGCTATGCGCGCTATTTTTCGATGCCGCGGCTCCAGCACGGCACTTCGCCCGATGGCAAGCCGATCGTCCAGCCGAACCGCAACCCGATCCTCGGCCGTTTCGCGGGTGCCGACGGGCTCAAGACCGGGCACACCGCCGAAGCGGGCTATTGCTTCCTCGGCTCGGCGAAGCGCGGCGGGCGGCGGTTGATCATGGTCGTTGCCGGGATGAGCAGCGAGAAGGCGCGCCGCGACGAGGCCGAACGGCTGATGAGCTGGGGTTTCGAGCAATGGGAGGGCCGCGAACTGGTCCCCGCGGGCGCCAGCGTCGGCCGCATCGATGTCGGCAAGGGCGCCAAGCCGGTCGTCGCGACGGAAACCGGCATGGCGGTGCGGATGACGGTGCCGAAAGGCTATTCGGGCGGTTATCGCGCAGTGATGCGCACCCGCTCGCCGCTCGCGGCGCCCGTCGTGCGCGGGACGCCGATCGCCGATCTGGTCGTTACTCCGGACGGGTTGCCGCCGCAGACGACGCCGCTGCTTGCGGCGGCCGACGTCGGCGAAGGCGGCTGGTGGGCGCGGGCGCGCACCGGCTTTTACCGGCTGACGGGCTGGTGA
- a CDS encoding lytic murein transglycosylase, with the protein MLSAWALTASAPLHAQGSDAGFTTYVQSLWPKAQARGVSRATFDRVTAGLVYNPRVVALDRDNLGAPPNPNTPIPAFAPYKAKHVDAARIGGGRAVHDRLLPMLSRIEQRTGVPTSIMIAIFGHETAYGKVTGNFDLPEALATLAYEGRRRSLFEPEFLATLEMVEKGVPRSVLKGSWAGAFGYPQFLPSVYLAVAEDGDGDGVARIWSSEADAIESIGAYLRRAGWRAGQPWGVAVRVPAGFDRNRFATRLQPTRCPRVFARYSRWRSMAEWRADGFQPLNGRWPDGQVQATLLEPDGPGNTAYLLTGNYRAILDYNCSNFYALSVGLLADEIDR; encoded by the coding sequence ATGCTGTCGGCCTGGGCGCTCACCGCATCGGCGCCGCTCCACGCACAGGGGAGCGATGCCGGCTTTACCACCTATGTCCAGTCGCTGTGGCCGAAGGCGCAGGCGCGCGGGGTATCGCGCGCGACCTTCGACCGGGTGACCGCGGGGCTGGTCTATAACCCCCGTGTCGTGGCGCTCGATCGCGACAACCTTGGCGCACCCCCCAATCCCAACACGCCGATCCCCGCCTTTGCCCCCTATAAGGCGAAGCATGTCGATGCGGCGCGGATCGGCGGCGGGCGCGCGGTTCACGACCGGCTGCTGCCCATGCTGTCGCGGATCGAACAGCGCACCGGCGTGCCGACGAGCATCATGATCGCGATTTTCGGCCACGAGACCGCCTATGGCAAGGTGACGGGCAATTTCGACTTGCCCGAGGCGCTGGCAACATTGGCCTATGAAGGCCGCCGCCGCAGCCTGTTCGAACCCGAATTTCTTGCGACGCTGGAAATGGTCGAAAAGGGCGTGCCGCGCAGCGTGCTGAAAGGAAGCTGGGCGGGGGCGTTCGGTTATCCGCAATTCCTGCCCTCGGTTTATCTGGCGGTTGCCGAGGACGGCGACGGCGACGGCGTCGCGCGTATCTGGTCGAGCGAGGCCGATGCGATCGAGTCGATCGGGGCCTATCTGCGCCGCGCCGGCTGGCGCGCCGGGCAGCCGTGGGGCGTCGCGGTGCGCGTGCCCGCCGGTTTCGACCGCAATCGTTTTGCGACGCGGCTCCAGCCGACCCGCTGCCCGCGCGTTTTCGCGCGCTACAGCCGTTGGCGGAGCATGGCGGAATGGCGCGCCGACGGCTTCCAACCGCTGAACGGCCGCTGGCCCGACGGGCAGGTGCAGGCGACGTTGCTCGAACCCGATGGTCCCGGCAACACCGCCTATTTGCTGACCGGCAATTATCGTGCGATACTCGACTATAATTGTTCCAACTTTTACGCGCTTTCTGTGGGGTTGCTGGCGGATGAAATCGATCGTTAG
- a CDS encoding DNA polymerase III subunit delta', with translation MIGHQDAESAFIEAWAAGRLHHAWLLAGPQGMGKGAFAERVARFLVTHGSGGDGVPVSLDDPGDIAASRLVDAGNHPEILSLTRQPKDKGKELARNITIDQVRGIIRRLHLSLSLGEWRVIIVDAVDDLETDGANALLKTLEEPPARTLFLLISHSPGRLLPTIRSRCRTLRFQPVAHDVMTSWLHELRPMLEMAEVRAIVAASGGVPGKAIALIDSDVAAMEKKLLAIAASGDPGNRLREALAREVAGTSNRARLELVIDIVPGLLARLARERPVAEIAPVLAQWDRIQRTVRDAIRGSYDGAMVGFEIGNCLAELAPKVAAAR, from the coding sequence ATGATCGGCCATCAGGACGCCGAAAGCGCCTTTATCGAGGCATGGGCTGCGGGGCGGCTCCACCATGCGTGGTTGCTCGCGGGACCGCAGGGGATGGGGAAGGGTGCCTTTGCCGAGCGGGTGGCGCGGTTCCTCGTCACCCACGGGAGCGGTGGTGACGGCGTGCCGGTATCGCTCGACGACCCCGGCGATATCGCCGCATCGCGCCTTGTCGACGCCGGCAACCATCCCGAGATTCTTTCACTGACGCGTCAGCCGAAGGACAAGGGCAAGGAACTCGCGCGCAACATCACCATCGACCAGGTGCGCGGCATCATCCGCCGCCTGCACCTGTCGCTTTCGCTCGGCGAGTGGCGCGTGATCATCGTCGATGCGGTCGACGACCTCGAGACCGATGGCGCGAATGCCCTGCTCAAGACACTCGAGGAGCCGCCAGCCAGAACGCTGTTTTTGCTGATCAGTCACTCACCCGGACGCTTGCTGCCGACGATCCGTTCGCGATGCAGAACGCTTCGTTTTCAACCGGTTGCACATGACGTCATGACATCTTGGCTGCACGAATTGCGCCCGATGCTCGAAATGGCGGAGGTGCGCGCGATCGTTGCGGCATCGGGCGGGGTGCCGGGAAAGGCAATCGCCCTGATCGACAGCGACGTTGCGGCGATGGAGAAGAAATTGCTCGCCATTGCGGCGAGCGGCGATCCCGGAAACCGGCTGCGCGAAGCGCTGGCGCGCGAAGTCGCGGGCACCAGTAACCGCGCCCGGCTCGAGTTGGTGATCGACATCGTTCCGGGCCTGCTTGCCCGGCTGGCGCGCGAGCGTCCGGTAGCGGAGATCGCACCGGTGCTGGCGCAATGGGACCGCATCCAGCGGACGGTGCGCGATGCGATCCGCGGTTCCTACGACGGCGCGATGGTCGGGTTCGAGATCGGCAATTGCCTTGCCGAACTCGCGCCCAAAGTCGCGGCGGCGCGATAA
- the metG gene encoding methionine--tRNA ligase, with protein sequence MSDPFYITTAISYPNGRPHIGHAYEAIATDVMARFQRARGRDVRLITGTDEHGLKMFQTARDQGRATIDLADEMSGYFREMYARLNISYDNFMRTSDAAHHAASQAIWKAMEANGDLYLDRYEGWYSVRDEAFYDESELTEGEGETKLSPQGTPVEWTVEESWFFRLSNYQDRLLALYNDQPDFIRPESRRNEVLRFVEGGLKDLSVSRTSFDWGVPVPGSPGHVMYVWVDALTTYLSGLGYPDPASDFGKFWPANIHMIGKDIVRFHTVYWPAFLMSAGLPLPKQVFGHGFLLNRGEKMSKSLGNVVDPMALAEHYGVDPLRYYLLREVSFGQDGTYSAEAIVRTANADLANSFGNLAQRSLSMIFKNLDGALSSDYGQAQDDLDLLGEVNEMARNCLPHAFEQLAFSVGIEDWLRAVFACNQYVDAQAPWALRKTDPERMRAVLMTLFKAVRTLAIAIRPVVPAAADTLLDQMGIAEDARDFAALAETDWFAKLAASGFTVGQPVPIFPRLELPAEENEGEGEA encoded by the coding sequence ATGTCAGACCCCTTTTATATCACCACCGCGATCAGCTATCCGAACGGCCGCCCGCATATCGGGCATGCCTATGAAGCGATCGCCACCGACGTCATGGCCCGCTTCCAGCGCGCCCGCGGTCGCGACGTGCGGCTGATCACCGGCACCGACGAGCATGGGCTGAAGATGTTCCAGACGGCGCGCGACCAGGGACGCGCGACGATCGATCTCGCGGACGAAATGTCGGGATATTTCCGTGAGATGTATGCCAGGCTGAATATCAGCTATGACAATTTCATGCGTACCTCCGACGCCGCGCACCATGCGGCGTCGCAGGCGATCTGGAAGGCGATGGAGGCCAATGGCGATCTCTATCTCGACCGCTACGAAGGCTGGTATTCGGTCCGCGACGAAGCCTTTTACGACGAGAGCGAACTGACGGAAGGAGAGGGGGAAACCAAACTCTCGCCGCAGGGCACGCCGGTCGAATGGACCGTCGAGGAAAGCTGGTTCTTTCGCCTGTCCAACTATCAGGACAGGTTGCTCGCACTGTACAACGACCAGCCCGATTTCATCCGTCCCGAAAGCCGCCGCAACGAAGTGCTGCGCTTCGTCGAGGGCGGGCTCAAGGATCTCAGCGTCTCGCGCACCAGCTTCGACTGGGGCGTGCCGGTGCCGGGCTCGCCGGGGCATGTCATGTATGTCTGGGTCGACGCGCTGACCACCTATCTCTCGGGCCTCGGCTATCCCGATCCCGCCAGCGATTTCGGCAAGTTCTGGCCGGCGAATATCCACATGATCGGCAAGGATATCGTTCGTTTTCATACGGTTTACTGGCCGGCCTTCCTGATGAGCGCCGGTCTGCCGCTGCCCAAACAGGTGTTCGGCCACGGCTTCCTGCTCAACCGCGGCGAGAAGATGTCGAAGTCGCTGGGCAATGTCGTCGACCCGATGGCGCTCGCCGAACATTATGGCGTAGATCCGCTCCGCTATTATCTGCTCCGCGAAGTCAGCTTCGGGCAGGACGGCACCTATTCGGCCGAGGCGATCGTGCGCACCGCCAATGCCGATCTGGCGAACAGTTTCGGCAATCTGGCGCAGCGCAGCTTGTCGATGATTTTCAAGAATTTGGATGGTGCTCTTTCCTCTGACTATGGGCAGGCGCAGGATGATCTCGACCTGCTCGGCGAAGTCAATGAAATGGCGCGCAATTGCCTGCCACATGCCTTCGAGCAACTGGCCTTTTCGGTCGGTATCGAGGATTGGCTACGCGCGGTGTTCGCGTGCAATCAATATGTCGACGCGCAGGCGCCTTGGGCGCTGCGCAAGACCGATCCTGAGCGGATGCGCGCGGTGCTGATGACTTTGTTCAAGGCGGTCCGGACGCTCGCGATCGCGATCCGTCCGGTCGTGCCGGCGGCCGCCGACACATTGCTCGACCAGATGGGGATCGCCGAAGACGCCCGCGATTTTGCCGCGCTGGCCGAAACCGACTGGTTCGCGAAGCTCGCCGCCAGCGGCTTCACCGTCGGCCAGCCCGTCCCGATCTTCCCGCGCCTCGAACTGCCTGCCGAAGAGAATGAGGGGGAAGGGGAGGCCTGA
- the tmk gene encoding dTMP kinase: MVSGRFITLEGGEGVGKSTQIRALAAALAGRGIESVVTREPGGSVGAEAIRALLMEGSDDRWDVRSEALLFAAARADHVARTIRPAIERGAWVLCDRFVDSSRAYQGGGGGITDADIMALHGFGSLGLLPDRTFLLTVGADEAARRLAARDAGGADRMGSKPADYQARLAARFAEMAASEPARWRVIEADAPADAVTAAILADLQEWLA, from the coding sequence CTGGTGAGCGGGCGTTTCATCACCCTCGAAGGCGGGGAGGGTGTCGGGAAATCGACGCAGATCCGCGCGCTCGCCGCGGCGCTGGCCGGACGCGGCATCGAAAGCGTCGTGACGCGCGAACCCGGCGGCAGCGTGGGCGCCGAGGCGATCCGCGCGCTGTTGATGGAAGGCAGCGACGACCGCTGGGACGTCCGCAGCGAAGCCTTGCTTTTTGCCGCAGCGCGCGCCGATCATGTCGCGCGGACGATCCGGCCCGCGATCGAACGCGGCGCGTGGGTGCTGTGCGACCGCTTCGTCGATTCGTCGCGCGCCTATCAGGGCGGCGGCGGCGGGATCACCGATGCGGACATCATGGCGCTCCATGGCTTCGGTTCGCTGGGGCTGCTCCCCGACCGGACCTTCCTGCTCACCGTCGGCGCCGATGAAGCCGCGCGGCGGCTGGCGGCGCGCGATGCGGGCGGCGCCGACCGCATGGGCAGCAAGCCCGCCGACTATCAGGCGCGCCTCGCTGCGCGCTTCGCCGAGATGGCGGCGAGCGAACCTGCGCGCTGGCGGGTGATCGAGGCCGATGCTCCTGCCGATGCGGTCACCGCGGCGATCCTCGCCGACCTTCAGGAGTGGCTGGCATGA